In the Arachis hypogaea cultivar Tifrunner chromosome 20, arahy.Tifrunner.gnm2.J5K5, whole genome shotgun sequence genome, GTTATATGTTACAAAATACGGAACATAATGAAAATTGAGTGGTAAAGGATGACTTGCCTTGTAACCTTGAAGGCCCTCTAAGCTGCTTGGCTTAAGTTTTGCATCATACCAATCACCTTTTTTTATTAGCAATGAGTGGCCACATGACACCCCATGAGAGAATTTCACCAATCAGCAGGGATACATTAATTATATATAGGCAAATCATCCCAACCCCAACATAAGTAGCGGAAAAATCAAAGTAGAACCTGTTATGCACAAGAAAATAACAAATAGATAAGCAAGTggttaaagaaaatgaaaaacaaagtacaaatatattattatataataataaacaattaataaaaaatggCATTATTTCATTCAGATCAATAAGTGCTACCCCATCAAGTTAAGACTAACACTAGAAGGTGAAATGCTTcatcttagtttttcttttattggtttattattattacaatacAAAGTTGGCTAATATTTGACATTCAAGAAGCATATTTTTTAGAGGATATAGGTTTTGCGAATATATTTACATGTCCTTTATTGAAATAAGTGTTTTAAACACTTCTTCTGTTTGATACTTTGATTCATCAACAAGATATAGAGTGAGTCACATACTTGTTCTTATAGGCCTGTAGACCAAATGTAGGAAAGCTTGAAAATCCGCAATCATCACCAGCAGTGAAAAACTATTGGAAGAAACTCCATAAGAGGCTAATGGAGAAAAATATTCCCAGCTTTGATACTTGCTTCCTAAAAATGAAAAGATCAAGAAGAAATTAGGAAAAAATATGCCAATAAAAGTGGAAACACTGCTGTTCAAAGCCCTAAATGCTCACTTAGCTAGCTCTGCGCCTTCTGGAGTATGGAAACCATTGATAAGATTGGCTGTAAACCTGAAGAGAAAATATAGAAATAAGCTAAGATTAAATTACTTCTAAGAAATATTAAAATGAAATGACATATCCTCTAGTAACAAAATCCATCCTTAAGATGAGGCAAGCTTAAAATGAAATGACATTGCTGATGTAGCACTAATTGCGGTAGCAACTGCAATTTAAAACCATGttggaattgaaaagaaaagaaaagaaaaagtggacTACAGATGAGGTCTGGATGACAACGGCTGCAAGATCAGCTAAAACAGTTTTTGCTCCTTCTGATGCTGCTTTTGATCGGTAATACTTCACAATTGGTACTTTGGAAAACACAAATGCATAGAGAATGACACAAAGAAGCTCAAAGAATGTTGTTATGGCAAAGAACAGAACTGCAAATCAAAGAatcaataaaaaagaaagaaagcgtgATCAGTGATTAGtagtttaactaaatttttatgttcCAGAGAAGTTATGTTAGTTGGAACTTACGTGCTCCTTTGCGAAGACCATCTTTGGAGTTCTCAAATGCAGCTTTTGTAACTAACCTCAAAGCAGAAGTTAATGCATCTGATGCTGCTCCACCAGCAAGGAAAGACTACAACAAAATCACACCACATAAAAAAGCATGCAGGGGTTAATGGGATTATTCAACACATTCAGAGACACAAATTTGTTTAGAGAAGAAAATTTTTGTCGgttaaaaaaagaaagtaacattGTGAGGAAAGTTATAGAGAGCAATTTTGCAATGGTGATGCTGACCTGAAGCAACTCAGGATGCATATATGAAAGGTCTCCCACCATTTCACCTTGGACATGAGCATCTGCTATTCCAAATGCACCACTTACTGCACATATACCAATGAAAGTTCCAATTCCTCCTTTACCAGATGTTGCTAAATCTATCTACAAAAGACATAAGCAAAAATCATGTTCTGACTTCTGATGAATTAGAGTGTAAGAAAAGTTCACAGACTATAATGATCAAGACTTACAACTAACACCAAAAGAGTGGCTGCGAAGAAAGAATGTATCCAAATGTTCACATATACAAATTCTAAAATCACAATGAAATTATCTCATTAACTCATTACATGTTTAAgctacaaagagaaaataaactgCTCCATGTTGTTAAACCGATAACCTTTTTAGTTCTTATCAATGCTTTTAAATGATGAAATATATACTTTCTAGGTTTATTGAATGATTTCTTTTTCATGGATCGGATTTTACtttctatcttttatttatttgttttgttctAACAAAATACAAAcctaaagac is a window encoding:
- the LOC112784588 gene encoding equilibrative nucleotide transporter 2 isoform X2 encodes the protein MFSHQLPLPKFRNAKFPKFKLGILQARYPLVDFASSSPPPPSDTTTGDHHRLPSLSSFFSFFPIFPFLRSCVRHPCSWSHPLSASSSTDKQPPAAATFCATATSPPPHRLSFHQYLATSGKGGIGTFIGICAVSGAFGIADAHVQGEMVGDLSYMHPELLQSFLAGGAASDALTSALRLVTKAAFENSKDGLRKGALLFFAITTFFELLCVILYAFVFSKVPIVKYYRSKAASEGAKTVLADLAAVVIQTSSVYSQSYQWFPYSRRRRAS
- the LOC112784588 gene encoding equilibrative nucleotide transporter 2 isoform X1, which produces MFSHQLPLPKFRNAKFPKFKLGILQARYPLVDFASSSPPPPSDTTTGDHHRLPSLSSFFSFFPIFPFLRSCVRHPCSWSHPLSASSSTDKQPPAAATFCATATSPPPHRLSFHQCRIDLATSGKGGIGTFIGICAVSGAFGIADAHVQGEMVGDLSYMHPELLQSFLAGGAASDALTSALRLVTKAAFENSKDGLRKGALLFFAITTFFELLCVILYAFVFSKVPIVKYYRSKAASEGAKTVLADLAAVVIQTSSVYSQSYQWFPYSRRRRAS
- the LOC112784588 gene encoding equilibrative nucleotide transporter 2 isoform X3, giving the protein MQDLATSGKGGIGTFIGICAVSGAFGIADAHVQGEMVGDLSYMHPELLQSFLAGGAASDALTSALRLVTKAAFENSKDGLRKGALLFFAITTFFELLCVILYAFVFSKVPIVKYYRSKAASEGAKTVLADLAAVVIQTSSVYSQSYQWFPYSRRRRAS